A single window of Vigna unguiculata cultivar IT97K-499-35 chromosome 1, ASM411807v1, whole genome shotgun sequence DNA harbors:
- the LOC114169696 gene encoding TMV resistance protein N-like isoform X1, producing MLERFIHCRNNIGMGEHQMISAVASFSNSSSMVSSKNYDVFLSFRGEDTRMNFTSHLHEALKEKKVETYIDYQLEKGDEISPAVFKAIEDSRVSIVILSENYASSKWCLEELSKILECHRNQEQIVIPVFYNVDPSHVRKQTGCYEQSFATHEEELRCNKWRSALTAVANLAGWDSRNRIESQFIKDVVKDVIGKLTPRYPNELKGLVGIEKSFKQIESLLKIGSSEVRTVGIWGMGGIGKTTLAIALYDKLSHEFEGRCVLTNIREKSDKLEGLRDELLSKLLGNKIHGIDYFDMRRLQRKKVFIVLDDVDTSEQIEKLILEYEFLGPGSKVIVTTRNKQILSLVDEIYQVEELSSYHSLQLFCLTISGEKQPKDGYEDLSKRAILYCKGLPMALKVLGSNLRKKSKVVWECELRKLQKIPNVQIHNVLKLSYECLDRSQKDIFLDIVCFFNGWERDRVTYILEACDFFAASGIETLLDKTLVTISNYSHIKVNDLIQKMGWEIVHQESIKDLGRRSRLWKQEEVYDVLKYNKGTDFVEGMVLDLEQLAGDLYLSCDSLAKMTNMRILRIHRRKWGCRFSVHLPDGIELPYKLRYLEWEGFCLRSLPSNFCAEQLVELHMWNSKLKMLWDGVQNLVNLKTIDLDDSRDLIEIPDLSMAEKLERVSLYDCESLCKLHPSISSLPKLKYLILSGCKVIQSVNVHSKSLNVLRLRGCSSLSEFSVTSEEMTHLDLSQTAIRELLSPMISLPKLTYLYLSGCRHIENVNLHLRSLRVLTLVGCSCLKEFSVASDKLTLLELPDTAIGVLPSSIGHLLSLEELDLRGTNIECLPASIKSLSMLRVLWLNDCKKLVSVQELPPSLRELHINDCWKLVSLPELPPSVKEVSAFNCRSLEENITQELVLRHMLQSCIPDKHQQYPYNPVYFDGGYFIFPGDHITDNCAFHATESSITIPSLPRSHLWGYIFCIIIAKGPMSDHQFSCSIYQEDILVGCGHRRFIGCENLISDHVLFFYHDVINFGGTDEVYGPFNSFTFMFEFNGDKHTIKGCGVFPVYLTSSGFKFCNVDSQPRANGPKIGGCDKENLEQLFAAKRRKTA from the exons ATGTTAGAAAGATTTATACATTGTAGGAATAACATTGGGATGGGGGAGCATCAAATGATAAGTGCTGTTGCTTCTTTCTCTAACTCTTCCTCCATGGTGTCTTCTAAAAACTATGATGTTTTTCTAAGCTTTCGGGGTGAGGACACTCGCATGAACTTCACAAGCCATCTTCATGAGgctttgaaggaaaaaaaagttgaaaccTATATTGACTACCAGCTTGAGAAGGGAGATGAAATTTCACCAGCAGTCTTCAAAGCAATCGAAGATTCTCGTGTGTCTATTGTGATACTCTCAGAGAACTATGCTTCCTCAAAGTGGTGCTTAGAAGAACTCAGCAAGATTCTAGAATGCCACAGAAACCAAGAACAAATTGTGATTCCAGTGTTTTACAACGTAGACCCATCCCATGTTAGGAAGCAAACAGGGTGCTATGAGCAAAGCTTTGCAACACACGAGGAAGAACTCAGGTGCAACAAATGGAGATCTGCTCTCACTGCAGTAGCCAATTTAGCTGGGTGGGATTCTCGAAACAG GATTGAATCTCAATTCATTAAGGACGTTGTTAAAGATGTTATAGGAAAACTGACTCCTAGATACCCAAACGAACTTAAAGGACTAGTTGGAATTGAGAAAAGTTTTAAACAGATTgaatcattattaaaaattggTTCAAGTGAAGTTAGAACCGTTGGAATATGGGGCATGGGCGGCATAGGAAAGACCACTCTGGCTATTGCTTTATATGACAAATTGTCTCACGAGTTTGAAGGTCGTTGTGTCCTCACTAATATAAGGGAAAAATCAGACAAGCTCGAAGGTTTACGTGATGAACTTTTGTCGAAGTTGTTAGGGAATAAAATTCATGGGATTGATTATTTTGACATGAGGAGGCTTCAACGTAAAAAGGTTTTCATTGTTCTTGATGATGTGGATACCTCAGAGCAGATAGAAAAGCTAATTCTAGAATACGAGTTTCTCGGACCAGGAAGTAAAGTCATTGTTACAACTAGAAATAAGCAAATACTTAGTCTAGTTGATGAAATATATCAGGTTGAAGAATTAAGCTCATATCACTCTCTTCAACTTTTCTGTTTGACTATATCTGGAGAAAAGCAACCTAAAGATGGATATGAAGATTTATCAAAAAGGGCAATTTTGTACTGCAAAGGTCTTCCTATGGCTTTAAAAGTTTTGGGTTCAAATCTACGCAAAAAAAGTAAAGTGGTATGGGAATGTGAATTGAGAAAACTCCAAAAGATTCCAAATGTTCAAATTCATAATGTGCTAAAATTAAGTTATGAGTGCTTAGATCGATCTCAAAAGGACATCTTTTTAGACATTGTGTGCTTCTTCAATGGATGGGAAAGAGATAGGGTAACATATATTCTGGAGGCTTGCGATTTCTTTGCAGCATCTGGGATAGAAACCCTTTTAGATAAAACTCTCGtaacaatttcaaattatagTCACATAAAAGTGAATGACTTGATACAAAAAATGGGCTGGGAAATTGTTCATCAAGAGTCTATCAAAGATCTTGGAAGGCGAAGTCGATTATGGAAACAGGAGGAAGTGTATGATGTTTTGAAATATAACAAG gGGACTGATTTTGTTGAAGGCATGGTTTTAGATTTGGAGCAATTAGCTGGAgatttatatttgagttgtgATTCCCTTGCAAAGATGACTAACATGAGAATTCTTAGAATCCACAGACGAAAATGGGGTTGCAGATTTAGTGTGCACCTTCCTGATGGTATTGAGTTGCCTTACAAATTGAGGTACCTTGAGTGGGAAGGATTCTGTCTCAGGTCTTTGCCATCAAACTTTTGTGCTGAACAACTTGTAGAGCTTCACATGTGGAATAGCAAGCTTAAAATGCTTTGGGATGGGGTTCAG AACCTTGTGAATTTAAAGACAATTGACCTTGATGACTCTCGAGACTTGATTGAGATCCCAGACTTGTCTATGGCGGAAAAACTTGAAAGAGTGTCCCTTTATGATTGTGAAAGCTTATGTAAGCTTCATCCATCCATCTCATCTCTTCCCaaactcaaatatttgattttaagtgGTTGCAAAGTCATTCAAAGCGTAAATGTTCACTCAAAATCTCTAAATGTACTAAGACTCAGAGGCTGTTCATCTCTCAGTGAATTCTCTGTGACATCAGAGGAGATGACACATTTGGACTTGTCTCAAACCGCTATACGTGAATTGTTGTCACCAATGATATCTCTCCCCAAGCTTACATATTTGTACTTAAGTGGCTGTAGACATATTGAAAACGTTAATCTTCATTTAAGATCTCTCCGTGTGCTAACACTCGTTGGTTGTTCATGTCTCAAAGAATTCTCAGTGGCATCAGATAAATTGACACTATTGGAGTTACCTGACACTGCTATAGGTGTATTGCCATCATCAATTGGTCACTTGTTATCTTTAGAAGAGTTAGACCTACGTGGAACTAATATTGAGTGCTTGCCTGCAAGTATCAAAAGCCTTTCAATGTTAAGAGTGCTTTGGTTAAATGATTGCAAGAAACTGGTATCTGTACAAGAGCTTCCACCATCCTTAAGAGAACTTCATATAAATGATTGTTGGAAACTTGTGTCTCTGCCAGAGCTTCCACCATCAGTGAAAGAGGTGAGTGCCTTTAATTGCCGTTCTCTAGAGGAAAACATCACACAAGAGCTAGTGTTACGACACATGTTACAAAGTTGCATACCCGACAAACATCAACAATATCCTTACAATCCTGTGTATTTTGATGGTGGTTATTTCATCTTTCCGGGAGACCACATCACCGACAATTGTGCGTTTCATGCAACAGAGAGTTCAATAACTATTCCTTCCCTTCCCAGATCTCACTTGTGGGGTTACATTTTTTGCATCATTATTGCCAAGGGACCGATGTCAGATCATCAGTTTTCATGTTCTATCTATCAAGAAGATATATTGGTAGGTTGTGGTCATCGTAGGTTTATAGGCTGCGAAAATTTAATTTCAGAtcatgtgttatttttttatcatgatgTGATCAATTTCGGTGGAACAGATGAAGTGTACGGTCCTTTTAATAGCTTTACATTCATGTTTGAATTTAATGGTGATAAACACACCATAAAAGGGTGTGGGGTCTTTCCCGTATATTTGACATCATCTGGGTTTAAGTTTTGTAATGTTGACTCACAACCAAGAGCAAATGGACCCAAAATTGGAGGCTGTGATAAAGAAAATTTGGAACAACTTTTTGCAGCCAAGAGAAGAAAGACTGCGTGA
- the LOC114169696 gene encoding TMV resistance protein N-like isoform X3: protein MCIHSSLFHEVRLDLCFRGEDTRMNFTSHLHEALKEKKVETYIDYQLEKGDEISPAVFKAIEDSRVSIVILSENYASSKWCLEELSKILECHRNQEQIVIPVFYNVDPSHVRKQTGCYEQSFATHEEELRCNKWRSALTAVANLAGWDSRNRIESQFIKDVVKDVIGKLTPRYPNELKGLVGIEKSFKQIESLLKIGSSEVRTVGIWGMGGIGKTTLAIALYDKLSHEFEGRCVLTNIREKSDKLEGLRDELLSKLLGNKIHGIDYFDMRRLQRKKVFIVLDDVDTSEQIEKLILEYEFLGPGSKVIVTTRNKQILSLVDEIYQVEELSSYHSLQLFCLTISGEKQPKDGYEDLSKRAILYCKGLPMALKVLGSNLRKKSKVVWECELRKLQKIPNVQIHNVLKLSYECLDRSQKDIFLDIVCFFNGWERDRVTYILEACDFFAASGIETLLDKTLVTISNYSHIKVNDLIQKMGWEIVHQESIKDLGRRSRLWKQEEVYDVLKYNKGTDFVEGMVLDLEQLAGDLYLSCDSLAKMTNMRILRIHRRKWGCRFSVHLPDGIELPYKLRYLEWEGFCLRSLPSNFCAEQLVELHMWNSKLKMLWDGVQNLVNLKTIDLDDSRDLIEIPDLSMAEKLERVSLYDCESLCKLHPSISSLPKLKYLILSGCKVIQSVNVHSKSLNVLRLRGCSSLSEFSVTSEEMTHLDLSQTAIRELLSPMISLPKLTYLYLSGCRHIENVNLHLRSLRVLTLVGCSCLKEFSVASDKLTLLELPDTAIGVLPSSIGHLLSLEELDLRGTNIECLPASIKSLSMLRVLWLNDCKKLVSVQELPPSLRELHINDCWKLVSLPELPPSVKEVSAFNCRSLEENITQELVLRHMLQSCIPDKHQQYPYNPVYFDGGYFIFPGDHITDNCAFHATESSITIPSLPRSHLWGYIFCIIIAKGPMSDHQFSCSIYQEDILVGCGHRRFIGCENLISDHVLFFYHDVINFGGTDEVYGPFNSFTFMFEFNGDKHTIKGCGVFPVYLTSSGFKFCNVDSQPRANGPKIGGCDKENLEQLFAAKRRKTA, encoded by the exons ATGTGTATTCATTCTTCTCTGTTCCATGAAGTTCGACTGGATCTCTG CTTTCGGGGTGAGGACACTCGCATGAACTTCACAAGCCATCTTCATGAGgctttgaaggaaaaaaaagttgaaaccTATATTGACTACCAGCTTGAGAAGGGAGATGAAATTTCACCAGCAGTCTTCAAAGCAATCGAAGATTCTCGTGTGTCTATTGTGATACTCTCAGAGAACTATGCTTCCTCAAAGTGGTGCTTAGAAGAACTCAGCAAGATTCTAGAATGCCACAGAAACCAAGAACAAATTGTGATTCCAGTGTTTTACAACGTAGACCCATCCCATGTTAGGAAGCAAACAGGGTGCTATGAGCAAAGCTTTGCAACACACGAGGAAGAACTCAGGTGCAACAAATGGAGATCTGCTCTCACTGCAGTAGCCAATTTAGCTGGGTGGGATTCTCGAAACAG GATTGAATCTCAATTCATTAAGGACGTTGTTAAAGATGTTATAGGAAAACTGACTCCTAGATACCCAAACGAACTTAAAGGACTAGTTGGAATTGAGAAAAGTTTTAAACAGATTgaatcattattaaaaattggTTCAAGTGAAGTTAGAACCGTTGGAATATGGGGCATGGGCGGCATAGGAAAGACCACTCTGGCTATTGCTTTATATGACAAATTGTCTCACGAGTTTGAAGGTCGTTGTGTCCTCACTAATATAAGGGAAAAATCAGACAAGCTCGAAGGTTTACGTGATGAACTTTTGTCGAAGTTGTTAGGGAATAAAATTCATGGGATTGATTATTTTGACATGAGGAGGCTTCAACGTAAAAAGGTTTTCATTGTTCTTGATGATGTGGATACCTCAGAGCAGATAGAAAAGCTAATTCTAGAATACGAGTTTCTCGGACCAGGAAGTAAAGTCATTGTTACAACTAGAAATAAGCAAATACTTAGTCTAGTTGATGAAATATATCAGGTTGAAGAATTAAGCTCATATCACTCTCTTCAACTTTTCTGTTTGACTATATCTGGAGAAAAGCAACCTAAAGATGGATATGAAGATTTATCAAAAAGGGCAATTTTGTACTGCAAAGGTCTTCCTATGGCTTTAAAAGTTTTGGGTTCAAATCTACGCAAAAAAAGTAAAGTGGTATGGGAATGTGAATTGAGAAAACTCCAAAAGATTCCAAATGTTCAAATTCATAATGTGCTAAAATTAAGTTATGAGTGCTTAGATCGATCTCAAAAGGACATCTTTTTAGACATTGTGTGCTTCTTCAATGGATGGGAAAGAGATAGGGTAACATATATTCTGGAGGCTTGCGATTTCTTTGCAGCATCTGGGATAGAAACCCTTTTAGATAAAACTCTCGtaacaatttcaaattatagTCACATAAAAGTGAATGACTTGATACAAAAAATGGGCTGGGAAATTGTTCATCAAGAGTCTATCAAAGATCTTGGAAGGCGAAGTCGATTATGGAAACAGGAGGAAGTGTATGATGTTTTGAAATATAACAAG gGGACTGATTTTGTTGAAGGCATGGTTTTAGATTTGGAGCAATTAGCTGGAgatttatatttgagttgtgATTCCCTTGCAAAGATGACTAACATGAGAATTCTTAGAATCCACAGACGAAAATGGGGTTGCAGATTTAGTGTGCACCTTCCTGATGGTATTGAGTTGCCTTACAAATTGAGGTACCTTGAGTGGGAAGGATTCTGTCTCAGGTCTTTGCCATCAAACTTTTGTGCTGAACAACTTGTAGAGCTTCACATGTGGAATAGCAAGCTTAAAATGCTTTGGGATGGGGTTCAG AACCTTGTGAATTTAAAGACAATTGACCTTGATGACTCTCGAGACTTGATTGAGATCCCAGACTTGTCTATGGCGGAAAAACTTGAAAGAGTGTCCCTTTATGATTGTGAAAGCTTATGTAAGCTTCATCCATCCATCTCATCTCTTCCCaaactcaaatatttgattttaagtgGTTGCAAAGTCATTCAAAGCGTAAATGTTCACTCAAAATCTCTAAATGTACTAAGACTCAGAGGCTGTTCATCTCTCAGTGAATTCTCTGTGACATCAGAGGAGATGACACATTTGGACTTGTCTCAAACCGCTATACGTGAATTGTTGTCACCAATGATATCTCTCCCCAAGCTTACATATTTGTACTTAAGTGGCTGTAGACATATTGAAAACGTTAATCTTCATTTAAGATCTCTCCGTGTGCTAACACTCGTTGGTTGTTCATGTCTCAAAGAATTCTCAGTGGCATCAGATAAATTGACACTATTGGAGTTACCTGACACTGCTATAGGTGTATTGCCATCATCAATTGGTCACTTGTTATCTTTAGAAGAGTTAGACCTACGTGGAACTAATATTGAGTGCTTGCCTGCAAGTATCAAAAGCCTTTCAATGTTAAGAGTGCTTTGGTTAAATGATTGCAAGAAACTGGTATCTGTACAAGAGCTTCCACCATCCTTAAGAGAACTTCATATAAATGATTGTTGGAAACTTGTGTCTCTGCCAGAGCTTCCACCATCAGTGAAAGAGGTGAGTGCCTTTAATTGCCGTTCTCTAGAGGAAAACATCACACAAGAGCTAGTGTTACGACACATGTTACAAAGTTGCATACCCGACAAACATCAACAATATCCTTACAATCCTGTGTATTTTGATGGTGGTTATTTCATCTTTCCGGGAGACCACATCACCGACAATTGTGCGTTTCATGCAACAGAGAGTTCAATAACTATTCCTTCCCTTCCCAGATCTCACTTGTGGGGTTACATTTTTTGCATCATTATTGCCAAGGGACCGATGTCAGATCATCAGTTTTCATGTTCTATCTATCAAGAAGATATATTGGTAGGTTGTGGTCATCGTAGGTTTATAGGCTGCGAAAATTTAATTTCAGAtcatgtgttatttttttatcatgatgTGATCAATTTCGGTGGAACAGATGAAGTGTACGGTCCTTTTAATAGCTTTACATTCATGTTTGAATTTAATGGTGATAAACACACCATAAAAGGGTGTGGGGTCTTTCCCGTATATTTGACATCATCTGGGTTTAAGTTTTGTAATGTTGACTCACAACCAAGAGCAAATGGACCCAAAATTGGAGGCTGTGATAAAGAAAATTTGGAACAACTTTTTGCAGCCAAGAGAAGAAAGACTGCGTGA
- the LOC114169696 gene encoding TMV resistance protein N-like isoform X2: MGEHQMISAVASFSNSSSMVSSKNYDVFLSFRGEDTRMNFTSHLHEALKEKKVETYIDYQLEKGDEISPAVFKAIEDSRVSIVILSENYASSKWCLEELSKILECHRNQEQIVIPVFYNVDPSHVRKQTGCYEQSFATHEEELRCNKWRSALTAVANLAGWDSRNRIESQFIKDVVKDVIGKLTPRYPNELKGLVGIEKSFKQIESLLKIGSSEVRTVGIWGMGGIGKTTLAIALYDKLSHEFEGRCVLTNIREKSDKLEGLRDELLSKLLGNKIHGIDYFDMRRLQRKKVFIVLDDVDTSEQIEKLILEYEFLGPGSKVIVTTRNKQILSLVDEIYQVEELSSYHSLQLFCLTISGEKQPKDGYEDLSKRAILYCKGLPMALKVLGSNLRKKSKVVWECELRKLQKIPNVQIHNVLKLSYECLDRSQKDIFLDIVCFFNGWERDRVTYILEACDFFAASGIETLLDKTLVTISNYSHIKVNDLIQKMGWEIVHQESIKDLGRRSRLWKQEEVYDVLKYNKGTDFVEGMVLDLEQLAGDLYLSCDSLAKMTNMRILRIHRRKWGCRFSVHLPDGIELPYKLRYLEWEGFCLRSLPSNFCAEQLVELHMWNSKLKMLWDGVQNLVNLKTIDLDDSRDLIEIPDLSMAEKLERVSLYDCESLCKLHPSISSLPKLKYLILSGCKVIQSVNVHSKSLNVLRLRGCSSLSEFSVTSEEMTHLDLSQTAIRELLSPMISLPKLTYLYLSGCRHIENVNLHLRSLRVLTLVGCSCLKEFSVASDKLTLLELPDTAIGVLPSSIGHLLSLEELDLRGTNIECLPASIKSLSMLRVLWLNDCKKLVSVQELPPSLRELHINDCWKLVSLPELPPSVKEVSAFNCRSLEENITQELVLRHMLQSCIPDKHQQYPYNPVYFDGGYFIFPGDHITDNCAFHATESSITIPSLPRSHLWGYIFCIIIAKGPMSDHQFSCSIYQEDILVGCGHRRFIGCENLISDHVLFFYHDVINFGGTDEVYGPFNSFTFMFEFNGDKHTIKGCGVFPVYLTSSGFKFCNVDSQPRANGPKIGGCDKENLEQLFAAKRRKTA; the protein is encoded by the exons ATGGGGGAGCATCAAATGATAAGTGCTGTTGCTTCTTTCTCTAACTCTTCCTCCATGGTGTCTTCTAAAAACTATGATGTTTTTCTAAGCTTTCGGGGTGAGGACACTCGCATGAACTTCACAAGCCATCTTCATGAGgctttgaaggaaaaaaaagttgaaaccTATATTGACTACCAGCTTGAGAAGGGAGATGAAATTTCACCAGCAGTCTTCAAAGCAATCGAAGATTCTCGTGTGTCTATTGTGATACTCTCAGAGAACTATGCTTCCTCAAAGTGGTGCTTAGAAGAACTCAGCAAGATTCTAGAATGCCACAGAAACCAAGAACAAATTGTGATTCCAGTGTTTTACAACGTAGACCCATCCCATGTTAGGAAGCAAACAGGGTGCTATGAGCAAAGCTTTGCAACACACGAGGAAGAACTCAGGTGCAACAAATGGAGATCTGCTCTCACTGCAGTAGCCAATTTAGCTGGGTGGGATTCTCGAAACAG GATTGAATCTCAATTCATTAAGGACGTTGTTAAAGATGTTATAGGAAAACTGACTCCTAGATACCCAAACGAACTTAAAGGACTAGTTGGAATTGAGAAAAGTTTTAAACAGATTgaatcattattaaaaattggTTCAAGTGAAGTTAGAACCGTTGGAATATGGGGCATGGGCGGCATAGGAAAGACCACTCTGGCTATTGCTTTATATGACAAATTGTCTCACGAGTTTGAAGGTCGTTGTGTCCTCACTAATATAAGGGAAAAATCAGACAAGCTCGAAGGTTTACGTGATGAACTTTTGTCGAAGTTGTTAGGGAATAAAATTCATGGGATTGATTATTTTGACATGAGGAGGCTTCAACGTAAAAAGGTTTTCATTGTTCTTGATGATGTGGATACCTCAGAGCAGATAGAAAAGCTAATTCTAGAATACGAGTTTCTCGGACCAGGAAGTAAAGTCATTGTTACAACTAGAAATAAGCAAATACTTAGTCTAGTTGATGAAATATATCAGGTTGAAGAATTAAGCTCATATCACTCTCTTCAACTTTTCTGTTTGACTATATCTGGAGAAAAGCAACCTAAAGATGGATATGAAGATTTATCAAAAAGGGCAATTTTGTACTGCAAAGGTCTTCCTATGGCTTTAAAAGTTTTGGGTTCAAATCTACGCAAAAAAAGTAAAGTGGTATGGGAATGTGAATTGAGAAAACTCCAAAAGATTCCAAATGTTCAAATTCATAATGTGCTAAAATTAAGTTATGAGTGCTTAGATCGATCTCAAAAGGACATCTTTTTAGACATTGTGTGCTTCTTCAATGGATGGGAAAGAGATAGGGTAACATATATTCTGGAGGCTTGCGATTTCTTTGCAGCATCTGGGATAGAAACCCTTTTAGATAAAACTCTCGtaacaatttcaaattatagTCACATAAAAGTGAATGACTTGATACAAAAAATGGGCTGGGAAATTGTTCATCAAGAGTCTATCAAAGATCTTGGAAGGCGAAGTCGATTATGGAAACAGGAGGAAGTGTATGATGTTTTGAAATATAACAAG gGGACTGATTTTGTTGAAGGCATGGTTTTAGATTTGGAGCAATTAGCTGGAgatttatatttgagttgtgATTCCCTTGCAAAGATGACTAACATGAGAATTCTTAGAATCCACAGACGAAAATGGGGTTGCAGATTTAGTGTGCACCTTCCTGATGGTATTGAGTTGCCTTACAAATTGAGGTACCTTGAGTGGGAAGGATTCTGTCTCAGGTCTTTGCCATCAAACTTTTGTGCTGAACAACTTGTAGAGCTTCACATGTGGAATAGCAAGCTTAAAATGCTTTGGGATGGGGTTCAG AACCTTGTGAATTTAAAGACAATTGACCTTGATGACTCTCGAGACTTGATTGAGATCCCAGACTTGTCTATGGCGGAAAAACTTGAAAGAGTGTCCCTTTATGATTGTGAAAGCTTATGTAAGCTTCATCCATCCATCTCATCTCTTCCCaaactcaaatatttgattttaagtgGTTGCAAAGTCATTCAAAGCGTAAATGTTCACTCAAAATCTCTAAATGTACTAAGACTCAGAGGCTGTTCATCTCTCAGTGAATTCTCTGTGACATCAGAGGAGATGACACATTTGGACTTGTCTCAAACCGCTATACGTGAATTGTTGTCACCAATGATATCTCTCCCCAAGCTTACATATTTGTACTTAAGTGGCTGTAGACATATTGAAAACGTTAATCTTCATTTAAGATCTCTCCGTGTGCTAACACTCGTTGGTTGTTCATGTCTCAAAGAATTCTCAGTGGCATCAGATAAATTGACACTATTGGAGTTACCTGACACTGCTATAGGTGTATTGCCATCATCAATTGGTCACTTGTTATCTTTAGAAGAGTTAGACCTACGTGGAACTAATATTGAGTGCTTGCCTGCAAGTATCAAAAGCCTTTCAATGTTAAGAGTGCTTTGGTTAAATGATTGCAAGAAACTGGTATCTGTACAAGAGCTTCCACCATCCTTAAGAGAACTTCATATAAATGATTGTTGGAAACTTGTGTCTCTGCCAGAGCTTCCACCATCAGTGAAAGAGGTGAGTGCCTTTAATTGCCGTTCTCTAGAGGAAAACATCACACAAGAGCTAGTGTTACGACACATGTTACAAAGTTGCATACCCGACAAACATCAACAATATCCTTACAATCCTGTGTATTTTGATGGTGGTTATTTCATCTTTCCGGGAGACCACATCACCGACAATTGTGCGTTTCATGCAACAGAGAGTTCAATAACTATTCCTTCCCTTCCCAGATCTCACTTGTGGGGTTACATTTTTTGCATCATTATTGCCAAGGGACCGATGTCAGATCATCAGTTTTCATGTTCTATCTATCAAGAAGATATATTGGTAGGTTGTGGTCATCGTAGGTTTATAGGCTGCGAAAATTTAATTTCAGAtcatgtgttatttttttatcatgatgTGATCAATTTCGGTGGAACAGATGAAGTGTACGGTCCTTTTAATAGCTTTACATTCATGTTTGAATTTAATGGTGATAAACACACCATAAAAGGGTGTGGGGTCTTTCCCGTATATTTGACATCATCTGGGTTTAAGTTTTGTAATGTTGACTCACAACCAAGAGCAAATGGACCCAAAATTGGAGGCTGTGATAAAGAAAATTTGGAACAACTTTTTGCAGCCAAGAGAAGAAAGACTGCGTGA